From one Candidatus Methanoperedens sp. genomic stretch:
- a CDS encoding TIGR03663 family protein: protein ISRLRSKVPTITSAATNWPRVIWPIDKSHPPIPIMPAWQTASQITILTYWRQVRILYYSRFYREDIFIAFFSLMMLVCAVMYMEKRNEERYSSIKVFYLFLAAILLTSVVGVQVVSTLASHKQGGLIIATTLLLLFTSILFILFSFKYANKTIHHRYSYLRIFYLFLGAVALASMAALKENAYIAIVLIILFLFLIFIREKWYKRLRKLDNNLLITASEVALFVAVFLIVFSVFYTSSLFDFYGMKAAFVKAVSHWYEMHAIQRMGGPWFFYLPIIALYELPVLIFGALGMAHYSGYFNRKIEKILIVIILYWVAVDIMYIISNMRPELSRFLPITYIASSIAIFFPLVILGIIAVLKSQNLFFSFLTYWTLTNLAIYSYIQEKVPWLILNPLLPLALIAAAYIGEILPKLKFNSRVGTAVIIFLVLSSSYSVYSGIFLNYYDFTNPAEPLIQAAQPPQKFSLLLGKINEISSQYQNHSTEIQLTDVEMETQFLWYMRHFTNVKWKVSIDSVLDAPLIVVHDSDDKHEPDIVKQRLPTDYERLDSAKMSWYWFKPSDVTLGYLLNRKMDRPPSEYRIVLFYKPRY from the coding sequence GCCAGCATGGCAGACGGCTTCCCAGATCACCATACTCACGTACTGGCGCCAGGTCAGAATCCTTTATTACTCGCGTTTTTACAGGGAAGACATTTTTATTGCTTTCTTTAGCCTGATGATGCTGGTATGCGCAGTCATGTATATGGAAAAGCGTAATGAGGAGCGGTATTCTTCCATAAAAGTTTTTTATTTGTTTCTGGCTGCAATTTTGTTAACAAGCGTTGTGGGCGTTCAAGTTGTATCGACGTTGGCTTCACATAAACAAGGTGGGCTTATCATAGCAACAACATTGCTCCTGCTATTTACATCCATTTTATTTATATTATTCTCTTTCAAATATGCAAATAAAACTATCCATCATCGTTATTCGTATCTGCGGATTTTTTACCTTTTTTTAGGGGCTGTGGCACTGGCATCAATGGCTGCACTTAAGGAGAATGCATATATCGCAATTGTGCTCATAATTTTGTTTCTTTTCCTGATTTTTATACGGGAAAAATGGTATAAGAGACTCAGGAAACTTGACAATAATTTGCTTATAACCGCAAGCGAAGTTGCGCTTTTTGTTGCGGTTTTTCTAATTGTTTTTTCAGTTTTTTATACAAGCAGCCTTTTTGATTTTTACGGTATGAAAGCCGCTTTTGTAAAGGCTGTGTCCCACTGGTACGAAATGCATGCCATACAGCGCATGGGAGGCCCATGGTTTTTCTATCTTCCTATAATTGCGCTTTATGAACTTCCGGTATTGATATTCGGTGCCCTGGGAATGGCACACTACAGCGGATACTTCAACAGGAAAATAGAAAAGATATTGATTGTAATAATTCTGTACTGGGTTGCAGTGGATATAATGTATATAATCTCAAATATGCGCCCGGAATTGAGCCGGTTTTTACCTATCACTTATATTGCAAGTTCTATTGCTATCTTTTTCCCGTTAGTTATTCTTGGAATTATCGCAGTTTTGAAATCCCAAAATCTATTTTTTTCTTTTTTAACCTACTGGACGCTGACCAACCTTGCGATTTATTCATACATCCAGGAAAAAGTTCCCTGGCTTATCCTGAACCCGCTTCTGCCTCTTGCATTAATCGCCGCCGCTTATATAGGTGAAATTCTCCCAAAATTAAAATTTAATTCGCGTGTCGGAACTGCTGTAATTATTTTCCTTGTGCTGAGTTCCTCCTATTCTGTTTATTCAGGCATTTTCTTAAACTATTACGATTTTACCAATCCGGCTGAACCTCTCATCCAGGCTGCACAGCCTCCCCAGAAGTTTTCGTTGTTACTTGGTAAAATAAACGAAATCTCATCACAGTACCAGAACCACTCTACTGAAATCCAGCTCACCGATGTTGAGATGGAGACGCAGTTCCTGTGGTATATGCGGCATTTCACCAACGTAAAATGGAAGGTGAGTATTGATTCCGTACTTGATGCGCCGTTGATTGTTGTGCACGACAGCGACGATAAGCACGAACCAGACATTGTAAAGCAGCGCCTGCCCACAGATTATGAGAGGCTGGACAGCGCAAAGATGTCGTGGTACTGGTTCAAACCCTCGGATGTCACTCTGGGTTACCTGCTCAACAGGAAGATGGACAGACCGCCGAGTGAGTACAGGATTGTGCTGTTCTATAAACCCAGATATTGA